A stretch of Babesia bigemina genome assembly Bbig001, chromosome : III DNA encodes these proteins:
- a CDS encoding RIBOSOME BINDING PROTEIN-1, putative, whose product MAKITSKIPALNNLKQCLQFLEWLKNDEHMQGQVAEELARRLRIYYSKNSDSQNIKTALSRLLFQVSHFYDKLCKNAQPTNYMANTPSVVLFTLLACIPKLLSVVYFLQYHVDKRFVAVGGGDWADQTIGMVAMSTSGVSKIDTYLIDTSFVKYGVISGGFEKGRLKEGSDGGYTYGTEMVDDLPKLLGELHTNFFSDVLVTSALTNAGSQASNTANALALLKTFCEIVDDDKDRKVENALDGYINEYRNCIEWEKLKTHCAELRVSLERIFNAGVLSNTGHSPAVDDLNKEKFAKRMTRWLRENLDRVGSSLKEIKANRYTNAGDYFNKHFFPYGFIFDSHDFGTESYRSQVLDQKWKGVVEILSEYGRELDKTVNILKGVSCKDHNHVKTADLEADDEEDEVVVLEELGVSDDLGVEGSPNQGKKAEGAQNQGKKAEGAQNQGKKAEGAQNQGKKAEGAQNQGKKAEGAQNQGKKAEGSPNQGKKAEGAQNQGKKAEGAQNQGKKAEGAQNQGKKAEAASDDDDEEDDLADAASVGSSNQNNGQSEHQPGMSHTSLGSNVPPEDGKGPQGHAGPPDDAGKSLQGSDPPAQAPALPQAPGVKPSSSSPGGHGAGGAPGAPGSNGDPGQTGPTSMVASASSQGSDAQGIQSPQPTLQSSPASFPTPPASPTGSPKLTAQAAVLGGGLQNASLGSQHTVSSQAVLTQAAKDSSRQSAASGSLAPGSGQGQDLPKLEVEILKPKLISSEDAYNSSADALISDHIERSRYRNGINPPKDPLTVSHTLGKASPQSDIASDLDKLQEASVLSNSLDLRDVDMPFEHFDFHESPNEGGTGEVYIPQCLNPWYVDPSSTSTRHSTTSPPDSDNMPSPNTVREMLYWMVGVVELGYIGFIQKHVGGVLDDINKDSSWPSFAIDVTGYPNQLTASRVTNTLAEACLYSANIITRIKYYNDFKAFSTFDFKSVYSQLHYSSDPSCLLCQLRDYAYACHYQLQFLKSQCSRNESRGGWKNCEYGSEAKMPSPLQAFLTDGWDSDFKTHLFDPCNLCLKSRVRMGFKRRDLPKISKQGSVISTILSPTCGGEDPLLTLSSYLNCLTRRTPRTTGELVSYFHHFGIELHDYASKALSSLGTAITKSHANCPNWDQLGDSDLQAVQGIRGYETLNSKHNHGNDHSNTLSTLVGCCSDSANCPQYCSPITYRAYSLYSPTFAHTYLSWAVYLPDRLWESLERLRYDFKTHTCSEPKSFHQCSAAMPLLYTHGFMPPEGKLQWPLTCSDIIVKLRTVVDGKPIAMLITCMDEFLYRVRGPFIYTLMALWSGAILFMSYTILYRLDVLYLCSHFIRSKASHLIDVKALLTNSRKMLSLYDADYFDDDPNDLIDQLK is encoded by the coding sequence ATGGCGAAGATAACAAGTAAGATTCCTGCGCTTAACAATCTTAAGCAGTGTCTCCAGTTCCTGGAGTGGTTGAAAAATGACGAACATATGCAAGGTCAGGTGGCCGAGGAACTGGCTCGGCGTCTTAGAATCTATTATTCTAAGAATTCAGATTCACAGAACATAAAAACCGCACTGTCGCGATTGCTTTTTCAAGTGTCACACTTCTATGATAAATTGTGCAAGAATGCGCAGCCTACTAATTATATGGCGAACACACCTAGTGTGGTATTATTTACCCTACTCGCTTGCATTCCCAAATTGCTCTCCGTCGTGTACTTCTTGCAATATCATGTGGATAAGAGGTTCGTTGCGGTAGGcggaggggactgggcggaTCAAACGATTGGAATGGTTGCAATGTCTACATCTGGTGTCAGTAAGATTGATACATATCTTATTGATACGTCCTTCGTTAAGTATGGTGTCATTTCTGGTGGATTCGAAAAAGGCAGGTTGAAAGAAGGTAGTGATGGTGGCTATACCTACGGTACGGAGATGGTTGATGACCTCCCAAAGTTACTGGGCGAGTTACATACAAATTTCTTTAGTGACGTACTTGTCACATCGGCTTTGACCAACGCTGGCTCACAGGCTTCCAACACGGCGAACGCTCTTGCATTGCTCAAAACATTTTGCGAGATTGTGGACGATGACAAAGATAGAAAGGTAGAAAATGCTCTGGATGGGTATATCAACGAGTACAGAAACTGCATCGAGTGGGAAAAATTGAAAACGCATTGCGCCGAACTTAGAGTGTCACTCGAAAGAATTTTCAATGCTGGTGTCCTCTCCAACACTGGTCATTCGCCAGCAGTTGATGATCTTAACAAAGAAAAGTTCGCTAAAAGGATGACGAGGTGGCTTAGAGAGAATTTGGATAGAGTGGGGTCAAGTCTGAAAGAGATTAAGGCAAATCGCTATACAAATGCTGGTGATTATTTCAACAAGCATTTTTTCCCATATGGTTTTATATTTGATAGCCACGACTTCGGTACGGAGAGCTACAGGTCTCAGGTTTTGGATCAGAAATGGAAAGGGGTAGTAGAGATTCTCAGTGAATACGGTAGAGAACTGGATAAGACGGTAAATATTTTGAAGGGTGTGTCATGTAAAgaccataaccatgtcaaGACGGCGGATCTTGaagcagatgacgaggaggatgagGTTGTGGTGTTAGAGGAGTTAGGTGTGAGTGATGATCTTGGAGTTGAGGGATCTCccaaccagggcaagaaagcggagggagcacagaaccagggtaagaaggcggagggagcacagaaccagggcaagaaagcggagggagcacagaaccagggcaagaaagcggagggagcacagaaccagggcaagaaagcggagggagcacagaaccagggtaAGAAAGCAGAGGGATCTCccaaccagggcaagaaagcggagggagcacagaaccagggtaagaaggcggagggagcacagaaccagggcaagaaagcagagggagcacagaaccagggcaagaaagcggaggcaGCAtctgatgatgatgatgaggagGACGATTTGGCGGATGCTGCGTCAGTGGGATCTTCAAATCAAAACAATGGTCAAAGTGAACACCAGCCTGGAATGTCGCATACATCACTTGGTTCTAACGTTCCTCCTGAAGATGGTAAAGGACCCCAGGGCCACGCTGGTCCGCCAGATGACGCAGGTAAGAGTTTGCAGGGCAGTGATCCTCCAGCTCAAGCGCCTGCTTTACCTCAAGCTCCAGGTGTTAAACCTTCAAGCTCGTCACCTGGTGGCCATGGTGCAGGTGGTGCTCCAGGCGCACCGGGGTCTAATGGTGATCCAGGCCAGACAGGGCCTACTAGTATGGTTGCTTCTGCGTCGTCTCAAGGTTCAGATGCACAGGGGATACAATCGCCTCAGCCTACACTTCAATCGTCGCCAGCGTCTTTTCCAACCCCTCCCGCCAGTCCTACTGGAAGCCCTAAGCTCACTGCTCAAGCTGCGGTGCTAGGTGGGGGTTTACAGAATGCTTCTTTGGGTTCACAGCATACAGTATCTTCCCAGGCTGTGCTCACTCAGGCAGCAAAGGATTCGAGCCGGCAATCTGCTGCATCTGGTAGCCTTGCTCCCGGTAGTGGTCAAGGTCAGGATTTGCCTAAATTAGAAGTGGAAATTTTGAAGCCTAAATTGATATCTAGTGAGGATGCTTATAATTCAAGTGCCGATGCGCTAATCAGTGATCATATTGAGAGATCACGATACCGCAACGGCATTAACCCTCCTAAAGATCCTTTGACTGTTTCCCATACACTTGGCAAAGCATCTCCACAATCGGATATAGcttctgacctggataagTTACAAGAAGCTTCAGTTTTGTCGAACTCATTAGACCTTCGTGATGTCGATATGCCGTTTGAACATTTTGATTTCCATGAATCACCCAACGAAGGAGGTACTGGTGAAGTGTATATTCCCCAATGCCTCAACCCCTGGTATGTTgacccttcatccacctcTACCAGGCATTCAACTACTTCTCCCCCAGATTCTGACAATATGCCTTCTCCCAATACTGTCCGTGAAATGCTCTATTGGATGGTCGGCGTTGTCGAATTAGGGTACATTGGTTTTATTCAGAAGCATGTTGGTGGAGTTTTGGATGATATTAATAAAGACTCCTCGTGGCCTTCATTTGCCATCGATGTCACCGGGTATCCCAACCAGCTGACTGCTTCCCGTGTCACCAATACCCTTGCAGAGGCGTGCCTCTACTCGGCAAACATAATCACACGGATTAAGTACTACAATGATTTTAAAGCCTTCTCTACTTTCGACTTCAAATCAGTATATAGTCAGCTGCATTATTCGTCCGACCCCTCCtgtctcctctgccagctgcgtgactacgccTATGCCTGCCACTACCAGTTGCAATTCCTGAAGTCGCAGTGTTCTAGAAATGAGTCTCGAGGCGGTTGGAAGAATTGTGAGTACGGCAGTGAGGCCAAGATGCCATctcccctccaggcgttcctgactgacggctgggactccgacttcaagacgcacctcttcgacccgtgcaatctgtgcctcaagagcagggtcaggatgggattcaaGAGGAGAGATTTGCCTAAGATATCGAAGCAGGGCAGTGTCATTTCAACCATCCTGTCTCCTacctgcggcggtgaggaccCCTTGCTGACCCTGTcctcctacctcaactgcctcaccaggcggacgccgcgcaccaccGGGGAGCTTGTGTCGTACTTCCATCATTTCGGTATCGAGTTGCACGATTATGCTTCAAAGGCACTTTCTTCACTAGGCACTGCCATCACCAAGTCACATGCCAACTGCCCCAACTGGGACCAACTTGGTGACTCCGACCTCCAAGCAGTTCAGGGCATCCGGGGCTACGAGACTCTCAACTCCAAGCACAATCACGGAAATGACCATTCCAATACGCTGTCCACACttgttggctgctgcaGTGACTCGGCCAATTGCCCACAATATTGCTCGCCCATTACCTACCGGGCGTACTCCCTGTACTCTCCGACTttcgcccacacctacctcagctgggcggtgtacctgccggacagACTGTGGGAGTCACTTGAACGACTGCGATATGATTTCAAGACGCATACATGTTCCGAACCTAAATCATTCCATCAGTGTTCCGCTGCCATGCCTCTCCTCTACACACACGGGTTCATGCCACCGGAGGGTAAATTACAGTGGCCACTCACATGTTCAGATATAATCGTAAAGCTGAGGACCGTGGTCGACGGCAAGCCTATTGCAATGCTCATCACCTGCATGGATGAGTTCCTTTACAGAGTCCGAGGGCCATTCATCTACACGCTCATGGCATTGTGGTCAGGCGCAATTCTCTTCATGTCTTACACGATACTgtaccgcctggacgtCCTGTATCTCTGTTCTCACTTCATCAGGTCCAAGGCTTCACAcctcatcgacgtcaaggcgctgctcacTAATAGCAGGAAGATGCTCTCACTCTACGACGCCGATTACTTCGACGATGATCCCAATGATCTCATCGACCAGCTTAAATAA